The DNA sequence cacaaaataattgacACAGCAAAAGTACGCTGACCCATATGATGTTATAAACTATGCCTCGAAAGTAAGTCAAAAGGCCTTTGAAATATCTATGAAGGCCTCTTAATTATCcttaaaggcctattaactatATTTAAAAGCCCAATAGCTATTCTTTAAGGTGTAGCTCGCAATATAATATGAGCGAACCTATTCTCGTGTctcaattattttgtggaTGGGGTCCTCAGCCGGAAGCCATTTTCACTGCTGCCAGGGCAAAAGGGTCCTGGCCTGCTGTGTAATCAGGATTCTCGATGAGGGGTAACATCCAGGgtccatcaaccaccctGCCATCCTGTGCTGAACACCAAGCGCCGAGAGCTGCAAAAGCCGTCGCTCCATAACTGGTCCGGACCTTCAGGGCTGCTGTAAGCGGCCCTTTATGGAAACGAACAGTCCCGGGTGGTGCCACGATGAAATCGCTCGTTTAATTGTTTCGGATGGCAGTACTTGAGGCTCAATGTGTGCTATTCTCCGGTTACAAGGGTTCAGTTCAACCGTTGGAAGAAGTCTCTTGCAGAACTCGACCTCGACATCATTCCTTCACCTCAAAATGGCGATTCGCTATGATGCCACGATGCTGACCAGACTTTCGTCATGTTGTATTGTAACCTCGTCCCCTTCtgccttctctttctctggtTTGATGTCGATCGCGGGACCGAAATCAGCGCGGTGACGTCGAAGCGCCCACAGCGATTGTTGATCTCTCTACAGTGTGAGTCTACGCACgctgataatgatgatgcgAGGCCTGCATCCGACGCCACTGCCCAGAGCCCAATTCTTCGAATGGAACGGTGAACAGTTGGCTTTCTGTCCGGCCCAGCCTGGTTTCCAAACGGACCGTAGTCGAAAAGGCCATAATCTCCGCCATCCACCCAGATTGTAACGGAGTCACAACGTCACCGTGGCTGACGTGGGAGAAGGTCTGACGGAATCCCCAGCCCTGGGATCGATCGAAGACAAAGAACAACCCAAAGAAACAAAGAAGACATggaccctttttttttcttcagtGCCCCACGCGCGATTGCTGGGTGCGGAGCCcaatccacctccccatccgacCCACCTATGACGACACTGGTGGACCCTATCTTATCGATAAGAGGTCTCGGCAGGGTTCAGGGTTTGCGGGACTTTGCGGGTTGTTGGTTTCTCTTTCGTGGAGCGTGGTTGACAGACACGACACACCACAGACTACGTCCAAATCATTACCGGGCGCTGAACCCGACATCGCTGTTCAATCAGTTCAATCATCGCTATTTCACGGTCCATAAAAGCCTACGCGAACTCGCACAACCTTTTTCTCCCCTGGTTCCGTTCCTGGCCGATCAGCAGGTCCTGGGTTCCCTGGTGGCCGTTTCATGGCCCACGGCATTGGGCGGTTCGTTTCTGCTATTTTGATACGTCCTTCGTCGACAGCTTCGGGCCAACATCATGTCGGAACTCTTCACATGCGGCCCCGACTCGCCCAGACAGCCGCCATGCTTTTTCACACATGAATGCATTTCTAACTTCTGTCATGAAAATAGGCAGGACCGAAGCCAATCCCTGGAACCGACAGGTGCCAAGTGGCCACCGCAAAACTGGCTCTCCTGTTCGTCTTTATTTTCGGCACTATCTTCGGTCCGTCCCCGTCCTATCATCCCATTACTGTCTATGAGTTTGATGATCTTGAGGGAAATATGTGCCCCATCGTGCCGCCGGTAAACAATGTCGATCTAAGGGTCTGGGGGTTCCAGTTGCTACACTACACTGTGGTGTCCGGCGGAAAGTTATCTTGATTTTCTCAAGACCCGGCAAAGTCCCTTGCTCTTGGCTGGCTTCCTCTGCTCCGCACTGTGGGTTTCTCTTGCCCATTGAGGCCAATCATGGGAATTTCCTCGAACTCCCATCCTGCCTCAAGCACGCCAAAGCTGGCACCGGTGCAGGGACTTGAAGATCTCTTCCTAATATTCCTTGTGCTGCAGAAAAATCATCTGATTTGGTCTGCGGCATATGTTCGTCCCCTGCTGTGAGCCGTCACAGAGGTCGTTACCCCGCGTCGCGTAGGACAACTTTTGATCTATCACCATCGGTTCGGCCGTCGACAGTGCGAGGTCAGCGGCATCTTCCTCGGCTGTTTATCGTCAACTCAGAACAGGCATCGTCCCGACGTTGGCACCCTCCCTTTTGTCCTgatcatcaaacaccatgCTACCGTTTTCCCCCATCACAAgttccaccctctccctcccgcATCAACAGGGTATCGTCAGCCCGCATGAATCAAGGTTCTGGTCTGACGAACCGTGGATAGCTCTCTCATGGCGACAGGCGGCCTCACTCTCGAGTCGATCAATGTCGGTGTAGTGCCATTGATGAGATGATACGGCGAGTCGGCCCGCCACGTATCATTCTCCGCCGGTCCCGGGGGCGGCAGGGTTTCGGCGCAGGGGTCAGGCCGTTGTCGTCGGACTCGATGCCACACAGCGGCGGCCGGTATCTGGGAAAACGGATAACACGGAACCATCCTTGTACGCCGGCGATATCTTTTTCTTGTGGCTGTGCTGCGTCCGTTTTTGTTGACAACAAGCTGCGTATCCTGGCTGTTGATCCGAGGATCAATCCACCTCGATCGATAGCTTGTCTAGACCGCCATAACACGAAATCGTGGTGATTCCAGAGATAGTATTGCGATATGAagcctcctcggcttccaGGCATCTAGGAATCATGGTTCATCCCACCAGCACTGCAAACAGTTACGCGGCCCTTGAAAAACCTCCGTCCACCCACATGTAAGTGCTGACGACGTTGCTCGAAGCATTTACAAACgggccaacaacaccgttCAGTCATGGCACCCACGTGCTCGACGCCCTGATGTTGATCAGCACAATCTTGATAGGAGTGGATCAATCTGCCAAAGGTGTGAGCGGCTCCACGGAAAATCGAACCACAATGACGAAGGTTCCCTTTTTCGGCATCCATCCACGCATAGTGTGGAGTGCTTTAGTGTCTCTGCTTGGTACCAAGCCAATGGGTTGTACCTGGCTTCCTACCACTATTCCATCACTATTCACTCACTTGCTCGCCAATTCGTATAGCAGTTGCCCTGTATATGCTCGCTCCTCGATGGGGTAGTGAGGCAGTCAACCATGCCTCATAGTGATGAGAAGCGGTATGACTAAGGTTGATTCATGCTATCACTTACACGGTCGAAGTACAGGGTTATACCTAAAGTGCTTTCTATGCGCTTCAAAATCGTGGGGAAACATGAGGATCCATAACACCATTTGGATGGTCCAACCAAGAGCCCCATCGGCTTAAGCATGTCACGGCGTTGGCATGATGTGAAACGACCTTCTTGAAGATAGTTACGCGGTTAGCTAGCTGCCCACGTACATCAGGGTCTTGATGAACAGGGAGccatccctcatcacccaaccACATTTGGAGCATTTCGCTGCTCCGAGGCATATTATGTGTACTGCCGATGCATGGTGTGTGGGCGTATATTATTCGCGCCTCGCTAACACCAAACAGTTATTAAAGCCGCTGCGGCGGGAATGTCCCAACCAATGCCCTCACCTCTGGGATCCAACAAGAACACACACAAACCAAGACGCCAAGGATCTTGTGCTTGGCTTGCTTGGCTCTTTTTTCTTAGCCACGAGATCCGCTTCACCGTTTTCTGCAATTGTTTCGTGCTTCGCTATTCGCTCTTTTGCGGGCGACTTGGCAATACAATTGCTCCTGGTGGAAACGGACGGGTAGGACGGCATCGTGTCTCCCTTTTCTGACCACAGGCTGGCTTGAGAACAGGTGTTTTGTTCTTATTTATTGTTTTCTTGATCCGATGAGCTTACATACCTACATGAGGGCTGTGTGATTTGTCTGTCGGTGCTTACATGGGTGGAAGAAAGGTGATAAGGTATTTCCGTTTATTGTGGTTCACGTGCTCCACAGATAAAAGCGAACAAAGAACCAAGTTGGAAATGTATGAAAAACGAAAACGGGGCTGGAGATGGAATCATTTGAGTGCAAGGTGGGGGTCAAACGATCAAGAAGCTGAAACCCATCTCGATTGATCGAGTACTGTCAATATTGAATGTGAGAGATCACAAGCCCGCCGTGCTCAGCCGTGGTAGACATGTGAAGCAGGTAAGATAATGTAAGCAATATTGCACAGTCAGCGTGGCAGTGGCTTGCTGGTCTCGTGGGGTATGAGGGGCTCGAGGGGGGAAATACCACCTTTTGATATTGGGAAGTTTTGGTGTCAAATTTCATGATATTGATAGGAAGTGTTGGAAGTGTTTGAATAGGTAGGTGAGTCGGGTTGGGGTTTCATTGACGGGTGATTATCCCTGGGGTTCGGACTTGGCTGCATGGATGTGTTGGCGGATCTCGGAGCAGGTCGTCTTGAAGATCGATGGCGGCgtggtggggatgaggttggtaGAAGAGGCGGAAGTGGGTGATCAAAGCTTGTTTGGGTGGACTATGAAGGATATAGACTAGCATTGATGCCAACTCAAGGTAGAATAAACCTTACACTTGACCATCTAGGATGCATATATCGAGCATCACACAAGTCGCAACATCGAAACGCCTGCCTGAGACGGCATAACTAAAAGATGCTCCTTTTcgaagaggatggtgagcCAAATCAAGCATTGTACCCACAACACCTTTCTCGAGATGTCGACAATATTTTCAAACCCCTTCTAGGTAGGAGCGGCGAACTCTTCATTTTGACGGCCATCTAAACTTTGGTAATAAATGACAATCTCGATTGTCTCTCGTGATTCCTCGCTAGGTGCTTATAGCCCCTCCCTTGTTGCATGTGCCCTCATAACATGGTTTCACGTTGCTCGTCATATGAGACAAAGCTTggctgacgaggaagaggccgTGGCTATAAGATCAATATTGactaacgtacattatcagcgagtgacccatatcagcgagtgacccacttTCTACGCGACGCGACATCTTTGCACTTCACAACAACTTTCCTCTAccatccaaaatgcccactACTTCAAACGAAAGCCAGATAATCTtagccctccaagctcttcaaaatgacgaGAATCTAAGCGaacgagctgcagctaaaaTTTACGGAGTCGACCGTAAAACACTAGGGCGTCGCCGCATCGGcaagcctgcacgacgcgatataacacctaattcgaagaagctcactcaatcagaagaggaggctattgtccaatacattattgagctatgtgcgcgagcttttccacccagattgcgtggtgtggaagatatggccaaccaactgctacgcgtacgcgatgCGCCCcctgtcggcaagctctgggtacATCGATTTGTTAAACGCCAACCAGAGCTCCGTACGCGCTTTACGcatagatacgactaccagagggccaaatgcgaggatccaaaagTCATTAGCGAGTGGTTCGCGCTtatacggaacactaaggccaagtacggtattgtagatgacgatatctacaacttcgacgagactgggtttatgatgggtattatcttcgcgggtatggtagttacgacctcagacggccttagcaaggcgaaactggcccagcctggcaaccgcgaatgggcaacggtaatccaggagtcaatgccctcggctgggccatccctcctttcatcatcttagccgcgcagtaccaccttgccaactggtataccgagtgcaacctaccgtccacctggcgcatcgcaactaccgataatggctggactaccaatgcggtaggcctagatgGATCAAACACTTCGACCATTATACAGCGTCCCGTataaagggcaaataccggttgttaatcctcgacggccacgaaagccaccactcgaccgaattcgagcgctactgccagcagaataacattatcacgctctgcatgcctccacattcctcccacctcctccagccactcgatgttggctgctttgggccgctaaaacaggcgtacggccgccagatcgaggacttgatgcgcatgcatatcaaccacgtaagcaagctcgagttcctctgtgccttccgcgaggtcttcttcgcctctataacggagaagaatatacagggtggctttgcaggtgctggccttataccatacgatccagagagggtgctttttaagctagatgtaaagtttcgtacgccaacacctccaaactcacggcccggcactgcacaaccttgggtctcccaaacaccacacaaccctcgagaagccaattcacagtcaacgcttattaagactcgcattgccaaccatcaaaatagctctccgacttcaatgttggctgcggtagaccagcttactaagggtacaacagctataatgcaccaggtggctctccttcgtgcagaggtctcgtcgctccgtaaggccaatgaggcattaagcaaacgccggagagctaaaaaTCACGCgtaaggcttggagggtcacttactgtacaagaggcacaggatctactggatcagaaggccgtggataggggagggagtgcaagaaacgcagccggaaagtagtaatgcagggggctcgtacgaaggttcggtgctgtagtgtgtgcggcaagcctggccataatgcgcgcacttgccaggaggctgcagaagcatctgattcagctgtttctgatgtaattatagttaaTTCCTtatgttgatgtggtataattgaggatggtttgttagggtgtggtgggaggtgggtcactcgctgatatgggtcactcgctgataatgtacgttaatGGAGAAGGAACAGGTCCGTTGAATGGGGACGGAGTCACATATACACAGGTACTCAGGAAGCCACCGTGTCGGTATCCCCAAACTTAACACTCCTCTCTAGTATCCATCAACCTACACTGGGCCCATGGTCCCATACATGAAGTAATTTAAATGTACTATTCATTGATGGAGGATAGGTCCACCTACCCAAAAATGCTCCCATGCCAGATTGACCACTAGTCCATGATGAGCAACCTCATTGTACGAAGATTCGAAATGAAGAAACAACGTTTCTCGCGAATCCATTGCGTAAAAGCGACATTATAAAAAAACAGAATGGACCAATGCTCAAAGACAACGGGTGAGTCTTGTTTGCCAACACACGACACCAACTGATGGGCCAGGGGAGCGCATGAATGGAAGGTCTGGGGATCAGAGTTGATCTCGACCAGGCGGGCATTTGGACTATTGATTCTTCTCAAATTGCTAACTACCTGGCTGTGCCGGACATGGCTCACTTCCTCACAATCCTCTACAACAGCACTAAGGATAATCCCCAGCCTGGGCATTTATCCGAAACCATGGACCACAACAACGTGGCGCCTTCTACCGAAGGCTTGTTCCCATCCCAAGAAAGGCTTAATTCAAGTGGGATGGAGATTGGTTTTACCCCCTCCAGGCTGATTACGCCGCATTACCCCACGATAATATATGGACATGGGAGGCGACGCCTGACCGGCCGGGGGATTGGTGCATCTCGTGGTCTCTCACATCTGCCGATGGCGCGATGGGCCAGCTCATGGCTTGTTATTGATGAGCCGTGGCATAGAGTTGACTCCGAGGGCGACGTAATATGGGACCGGCTGCTTCCGAGGATGGGGTGCAGTGATGAGGCACCTGGGTATAAAGGAGGGAAGATGACTGTGCTGGCTGATCCTGGATTCCAGACTTTTGGGGCTGTCGCATCTGGAAAAGCATTTGTCTAGTCGCCATGTTCTCGACTTCGTTCCTCGTTCTTGCGTTGGCCGCAACAGGCCTAGGACAGGTCGTGGTACCAGAAGGGTATCGCAAGGTGTACATCACCTCGGCGGTCGACGCCAAGTTCGTTATTGTACCAAAGGCACCGTTGCCGGCGAAGGCTGGTACTGGTGTTGTCGTGTCAGTGTTTCCAACCCCCGCCTTAGAAAACACCGGAAATTAACCAAATCTCCCTGCCATAGTCAGATCAGGAATGACAAGCCTGAACAACAGTGGTATCTCAAGGATGGTACCGGTGTTAGGATCCAATTGGCCGAAACCAACCTCTGCCTGGATGCCGGTGCAAAGAGTGCGTGTCGAGAGAGTCTGTCcacaagagagagagcaaaGCTGATATCGAGAAACAGGTAACTGGAGAGATATGGGTACGCTCACCCTGAAGGAGTGCTCCGCTACCGAGCCGGCGCAGAAGTGGAACGTCATGGCAGATGGCCGCATCGCGTTGGAGGACTCACCCCAGCCCCGTAGGCaacccttctccttgaccagaAAAAGAATTCATGACAGAGGCTGATGACCAAACAGAACAATGCGTCGATCTGGTGTACATGCGCGCTACTCCCAACAACGCTGTCGGCTTGTATACCTGCGCGGGGCTCGGTAACACTGGCGCAAAGGATAAGGGCATCAACTGGCCGCTGGTCAACGCGACGGCTCCATGAAGAGTGTCGACAGTTCTCTCTTTGTCAGGTAGGTTGAGGTGACATACCTGTGCGAGTAAAGGCAGGTGGTTGAAAATGTAAAGCATAACCGGTAAAATTTCTTTCAAATACAGAGCATCAAGGATGCGAAGAAACTGGCCGCGAAACGTAAAATTCAGCTGGGGATTTCGGTGAGCAACCCCTTGATGTCCGCGTGACCTGGGCTTCTGCTGTTCGAACCTGAATTTTTAGGCTTTCCCCTCTGTGCTTCCATTGGCTTCtccttgctgttgctgttgtcatGAGATAGTACCTTGTTGACTGTTCCTGTACCATATCGGAGGTTGTTGTGCGATTCCAAGGCAGGCAGGTAGGATATCAATTCATGTGTCTGTGCAGGCATTTCTCCCAGACTGAAGAACAGCAAGTCTTGAAGAAATGCGTGATCCAATGGACGATTGTGCCGCAGCGAGGGCTATGCAGTAGCCCCAGGGGAAAGAGATAAGATACCTTGAGCTACAGCCAAGACCCCAGAGCCCGGCAGAGCTgagccatcaacaccaatcaGAAGAACGAATTCTTCCCATTGATCGTGATAAGATAGGGGTGAAAGGTACCTGTGTGTATCGGAGAGCTCGCCGGtccaggaggtggtgcaacaacaagacaagcCCAGTGACGCAGTTGCTCGTTCCCTCGTCGACTTTCGCTTCGCCGTACTCttcaaccaaaccaaaccatcaAATCCCCATTTCCATCGTCGCTCCCAGCATATTCTATTCTAATTATCTCTTTTACaacattttcttttcccacTTACAGTCTTCTTGAACGCTCTTTGTACGGCCTTCAATTTGCTTGATCGCCCAAACCACCCCGTAATTCGAGAGCGCTCGTAGTAGCGCTCTCAAGCCCCAGGTTTCGTCTGATGGCCGCTTCTGGTAAGTTTAACGGGCGCGCGCAGACGCTTGTGGACCACCGCATCATTCCAACTCTAGGGTAACCAGCTTGCTAACTTTATTGCCTGCGTTAGACTTGTTGGTCTCGGACCGCTCGACAGGCAGAGCGTCATCGTCGGACGAAAGCGAAACGTCCACCATCCGTACACGCACCCTCGCCGAGCCCTCAACTGCCCTCACCGTCCCCACCGTCGATCCCATTGGAACACAGGTAATTGAAACCGAGAAGAAACACCGTGAATATAGTCGCGGCGAGTTGAAGCGTCTGGATACCATCGCCGACAAGAAGACTCGGATTGAACAAGAGGTGGGACATGCAGCCGGTGGAGCGGGGCCCTGCCCACCTGGGGACTACTCTGCCGGCTTggagcttgatgatgaggacgaatCTGCTGTGCGCCACCTAGCTATCGAGAACAGCCCCCTGGCCGGCCGTACCGAGGCTATATTGTTGGCATCCACCGCTGTCATCTTTTTTGCTATTCTCTTCAACGAAAAGGCATGCAGCAAGGTGTTGCTGATTCCGTCCATCGCTTTTTTGGTGATGCTTGGCAGGGTCTTGTCCACCCATGCAGCCAATAATCTCTCCGCCTTGCCAGATGCACCCCTCCATTGCGTGACCCAAGGGCACGGCAGCGACGGCGCGTTCCGAGCCCAGATTGGCCTGCCAGGACACCAAGTACCACGCTGGGCTACCGGGACAAAGCTCCGCTATGTCATTTGTGCCGAGACGTTTCCCCATCCCGAGGACGCAGCCCTTGCAGCGAGCAACCTCGCCCAGGCCATCGACCAGTTTGCAGATGTTCCCGTCACCTTTGAGGAGGTGACCCGCAACACCAAGGCCCACTTCCGCGTGGTCTACAAGGATCCT is a window from the Podospora pseudocomata strain CBS 415.72m chromosome 6, whole genome shotgun sequence genome containing:
- a CDS encoding hypothetical protein (COG:O; EggNog:ENOG503P8ZX; antiSMASH:Cluster_6); translation: MFSTSFLVLALAATGLGQVVVPEGYRKVYITSAVDAKFVIVPKAPLPAKAGTGVVVQIRNDKPEQQWYLKDGTGVRIQLAETNLCLDAGAKSNWRDMGTLTLKECSATEPAQKWNVMADGRIALEDSPQPQQCVDLVYMRATPNNAVGLYTCAGLGNTGAKDKGINWPLVNATAP
- a CDS encoding hypothetical protein (COG:E; antiSMASH:Cluster_6; EggNog:ENOG503PGEN), with amino-acid sequence MAASDLLVSDRSTGRASSSDESETSTIRTRTLAEPSTALTVPTVDPIGTQVIETEKKHREYSRGELKRLDTIADKKTRIEQEVGHAAGGAGPCPPGDYSAGLELDDEDESAVRHLAIENSPLAGRTEAILLASTAVIFFAILFNEKACSKVLLIPSIAFLVMLGRVLSTHAANNLSALPDAPLHCVTQGHGSDGAFRAQIGLPGHQVPRWATGTKLRYVICAETFPHPEDAALAASNLAQAIDQFADVPVTFEEVTRNTKAHFRVVYKDPVCADEANVLASAFFPNRGPRNKRTLHIYALAFRKRHIGSQVQVLAHEVGHILGLRHEFAPESAECRSFTYGRRNPDSIMSYPADWSTAKVTQQDIDELRGLYLDTRLFLQDDAGDDWHFQTITPHPFLYPYENTRRNWGFMAAFWSFRRFQRHQQGNATAR